From Sphingorhabdus sp. SMR4y:
AATGGCAACGGGGTCTATGATCCGGGCGTCGACACTATTTATGCGCCCGGCACCAACGACCCGGTGCTGGCACCCGACGAGAGTATCACGGTTTTCATCCTGTCGACGATTCCCGCGTCTGCCGGCGACAGGGACCGCGCCGAGATCGAACTGTCCGCAACCGCCAATACCGGCAGTGGCACCCCCGGCACAATCTTCGCCGGAGAGGGTGATGGCGGCGGTGACGCCGTGGTCGGCGCCACCGGTGCGCGCGATGCCGACAGCGGCTATTTCGTGATCCAGACATCGGATGTCACCCTGGCCAAAAGCGCGACCATTATCGATCCGTCCGGCGGCGACCAGCCGATCCCCGGCGCGACCATCGTCTATCAGCTGGTCGCGACAACGATCGGCTCCGGCGATCTCGCCAATCTCGTGATCAGCGACGATATCCCCGCCGACACCACCTATAAATCCGGGACCATCACGCTGGAGGGCGCGCCGCTGACCGACGCCGCAGACGATGGCGATGCCGGCAGCTTTGCAGGCGACGCGATCGCCGTGGCGCTGGGCACGGTTCCGGGCGGGCAAACCCGCACCATCACTTTCCAGGTCACCATCGACTGAATGCAATCGGGGTATAGCACTATGTTTAAAGCAGTTTCTCTCGCGATAGCGCTGATCATGCCGGGCACGGCATTGGCCGCCAACACGGTCAGCCTGTCGAGCGATGTGTTCGTCGAGCGCAAGGTGGCAAAGCCCAATGGCACCACCGCGCTGGTGCTCGAACAGCCAACGACCGTCACACCGGGCGACAAGCTCGTGTTCGTCGTAAAATATAAGAATGTCGGCCGCGCGCCGGCCACGGATTTCTCTGTCACCAATCCGCTACCGAAGGCGGTGGCGTTCAATGGAACGTCTGATGGCACTGAAATTGTCTCCGTTGACGGAGGCAAGAGCTGGGGACCGCTTGCGGACCTCACCTATCTGGGCGGGAACGGCGAAGTCCGCCCCGCTCTCATGACCGATGTTACCCATGTGAAATGGACGTTCAATCGTGCCCTTTCTGCAGGTTCGGGAGGGAAATTGGTTTTTCGCGGCACTGTGAAGTGACCGCAACCGTACCGGATCGCCGCGGGGTTAGGCGATCCAAATAAGTGAAACAGGAGACAGTTATGACCAGTATACTGAAACTTCTCGTTGCCACTAGTACCATTTCTGTAGCGGCGCTGGGTGCAAACCCGGCGTTCGCTGCAGATCTGGGCACTGATGCAGGAACGAGCATTACCAATACCGTAAGCGTGGCCTATAATGTCGGGGGAACCGGCCAGACCGCAGAAACCGACAGCGACGTTTTTGTCGTCGACCGTAAAGTCAATCTCGTCATCGCCAAAAGCGACGCGGTGAACACTTCGGTAGCGCCGAACGCCACACAGCAGGCCGTGACCTACACGGTCAGCAACCAGACCAACGACACCATCGACGTGTTGCTCAGTTCCGAACAACTGGCCACCGACGATTTCGACGTGTCCGGCGCGATCACATATTATCTCGATAATGGCAGCACCGCCGGGGTCTTTGATGCCGGTGACACGCTGATCACCTATATCGACAACCTGCCCGAAGACAGCAGCGTCACGATTCATGCCGTGGCCAATATTCCCGGCGGCGTCGTTACCGGCGATCTGGCGGATCTCGTCCTGATCGGCCAGGCAGCAGCCCATGGCGGCAGCGGCCTTCCGGCGACCGGCGTGGGCGTGCAGGGCACTGCCTTCACGGACGATTCGGGCGATGCGGACGATGCGTCGCAAGTGCAGAATGTCTTTGCCGACACGGCAGGGACAGGCAGCTCCGACGGAGCCGGCGACGGCTATCACAGCGCCACCGACACTTATGAAGTGGCTGCAGCGGACATCACGGTGACCAAAACCAGCAATGTCCTGTGGGATCCGGTCAACGGCAGCACCAATCCGAAAGCCATTCCCGGCGCAATTGTCGAATATTGCATCGCGGTCGCCAACGCGGCCGGCGGCGCAACGGCAACCGGCGTGGCCATTTCGGATACGATTCCGGCCAATCTGACCTATTACAACAGCCTGGCCACCGGTCCGGCGACGGTTCCGGCCGTCATCGGCGTGGTAACCGAAGGTACGGTCACCGGATCCACCTGTAATGCAGATGGCACCGGTACCGGTTCGGAGGCCGCCGGGGTGGTTTCGGGCAATCTTGGCACTGTTGCCTCGGGTTCGACCGAAACGCTCGTCTTCCGGGTCACGGTCGAATAGCGTTTTCGCAATTTGGCGGCAGGCCGGCATTTGCGCCGGTTTGCCGCTGAATTCCGGACATGACCGTGGGTAAACTGACCACCTTTTTCAAGCCAGTCGGTCTGGCATTGGCGGCTTGCGCCCTCAGCGCACCGGCCTCTACGGCACTCGCCCAGCCCGAGTTTGCCGAGGAGCAGCCGCATGCGCACGATTTCGCGATCGAACAGGCGCAGGATCTGCCGCTGATCAGCAATATCGCGCAAGCGGAATGGGATATCGGCGGCCAGCGGCTGCGGAAACCGTCCAATCGCGTCGATGTCCAGGTCGAGCAGCCCCCTGCCGATCCGCTGGAAATCACGATTTACCACTTTGCCGACCCGCCAGGGGCCGAGCAATTTCCGATTGGCCAGACAATGTGCCGCGGCACGCAAGGCAGTGTGCCGATCGAACTCAGCGGCGCCTTCGCCGGAACGCCCAGAAGCCCGGCCTCGGTCATGCCGACCGACAATATCAGGGCCGGCGAGCCTCTGATCGTCTCGATCATGGCCGATGACCGCAATCTCAATCCGCTGGCGATCGACAGTTTCGACATCTATCTGACCACGCCGACCGGTGACCGGGAACAGATCAATATTGTCGAAACCGCGGTCAACAGCGGCCGCTTTGTCGGGCTGATCAACACCGCCGCGGTTCCGCCCTCCCCGATCCAGGGCGATTGCGTCCTCTCGGTCAAACGCGGGGAATCCTTCGACATCACCGTCCATGAACTGGGCGGCCGGGCCATTGGCATCGCGAAAGTCGGAATTCTGATCGATCCGTTTGGCGAAATATTCGACAGCGCCGACGGCACGCCGGTCAGCGGCGCGCGCGTCACCCTGATCGACATCGTCACCGGCCAGCCTGCCCAGGTCTTTGGGGATGACGGGGTTTCGCTGTTCCCGAGCACGGTGATTTCGGGCAGCAGCGTCACCGACAGCAGCGGCACCGTCTATGACTTCCCTGACGGCTATTATCGCTTCCCCTTTGCAAAACCGGGCCGTTATCGCCTGCTCGTCGAGCCGCCCGCACCCTATAGTTTCGCGTCGGCTGCGACGCCGCAGCAAATGACAGGATTGCGGCGGACCGACGGGCTTCCCTTTATCATTGTCGACGGTTCCTATGGCGGTGTCATCGTCCTGAACGACCCGGCCCCGGTGCGCGTTGATGTGCCGGTGGACCGGCCCGGCGCGCCATTGCTGATCACAAAATCCGCCTCGACGACCCAGGCAGCGCCCGGAGACGCCGTGCAATATCGCATCACCGTGCAGAATTCCGATGTCCGGCGAAGCACCGGCCAGATCACGATTGCCGACCAGCTTCCGGCAGCAATGCGGCTCAAGGCCGGCACGGTCCGCTATAATGGCGATCTGATCACGCCCACGGTCGCCGGCAATGGACAGGATTTCTCGGTCGCCGTACCGCCGCTGGCTCCGTCCGCAACCGCCCTGCTGACCTATATTGCCGAAGTGCGCCAGGATGCCCGGCCCGGAGACGCGCTCAATCTCGCGTCCGCGCGCGATGATCGCGGCGCCACCAGCGAGACCGTCGATGCGATCATCAGCATTGTCCGCGACGGCATTTCCGAACGGTTCACGCTGGTCGGCCGGATCACCGAAGGCGGTTGCAGCACCGATCCGCGGACGGCTGCGGGCATTGGCAACATCCGTGTGATGCTGCAGGACGGGACCTATACCGTCACCGACAGCGACGGCCGCTACCATTT
This genomic window contains:
- a CDS encoding DUF11 domain-containing protein, translated to MFKAVSLAIALIMPGTALAANTVSLSSDVFVERKVAKPNGTTALVLEQPTTVTPGDKLVFVVKYKNVGRAPATDFSVTNPLPKAVAFNGTSDGTEIVSVDGGKSWGPLADLTYLGGNGEVRPALMTDVTHVKWTFNRALSAGSGGKLVFRGTVK
- a CDS encoding DUF11 domain-containing protein, which translates into the protein MTSILKLLVATSTISVAALGANPAFAADLGTDAGTSITNTVSVAYNVGGTGQTAETDSDVFVVDRKVNLVIAKSDAVNTSVAPNATQQAVTYTVSNQTNDTIDVLLSSEQLATDDFDVSGAITYYLDNGSTAGVFDAGDTLITYIDNLPEDSSVTIHAVANIPGGVVTGDLADLVLIGQAAAHGGSGLPATGVGVQGTAFTDDSGDADDASQVQNVFADTAGTGSSDGAGDGYHSATDTYEVAAADITVTKTSNVLWDPVNGSTNPKAIPGAIVEYCIAVANAAGGATATGVAISDTIPANLTYYNSLATGPATVPAVIGVVTEGTVTGSTCNADGTGTGSEAAGVVSGNLGTVASGSTETLVFRVTVE